One window of the Rickettsiales bacterium genome contains the following:
- a CDS encoding type II secretion system protein yields the protein MKIFKKIKGFSLIETIVTIVTVGAVATASFIGVSTKDQISAHKQASEELSIIRNSIIEFSKSGRYPCPASPINAQGFGSEAIDTDSGYCKTSNLLSYDLDKKSEYQGAPVPVEADFVMGIVPFSSLGLSEEVAKDGKGNFYGYAVTNHKTKRGGCSSFASSDGSAQYAPTKFGVLTNYDINKSFLENLSLYADSNENAEFYVIYYGQDAVGSWSKNGVRNIPNKASISKNDSISSKSVSGFIGYDAASEVNADFGKQEQFDNFILAPSQSLNTPQESLDKYNIQRSSSFDDIVVYGKSNYITNKICVGCRACDATYANIFVQVDSFNSCNQIADLCKCTNASQCDGTLGECCNSQIGQCGKQFCAANCSNNSECPVGECCQITNGNGTCSALFCADNPRCVDKQDCGNSECCSLEKQECSLAFCADFPNCCEADSCCDARCTNHDAKICDCNKDSCSSKDCPNYDLCTCEPDNPKCKTCNDNSECQNNEICIDSKCVNNPDFCSSNSDCENGKCCFGNICSKCIADENSSSSSGSSSSSSGAENEGSTSSSNGGDASSSSSSSSSSGGEPACCSTNSCCDNNCFQYDLCLCSPNTSSCNDVNCNVDADCGNGKCCINKQCVNCGNETDQPCEKPSDCDSSRTCCNGMCVNSSALVGGNCADAPCDPISNPCALGFVCCSGICEEARINIFGKVDGIAGTIAKGGGNIIIRGLSEQPNSSSSGSGEGDSSGQLGNSGQGGGSSGLSTISISLNPQDLCNTCQSSLDCNGGNCCNGICSQAACNSFCSNNLDCEDPATPFCCGNYCQAAPCSCTNNSQCPSGTPNCCNGTCQVAPCSCTNNSQCPSGMSCCNGACQVGSCSCTNNSQCSASKPYCCNGTCQSQNCCTNNSQCPNGQCCNVNNGQCSASNCVPSCCSTDSCCSQNCPAYDEFQCACQQDQCISSFCPQYNFCLCNPGSCNGSSSSGSSSSSSSGGNGCDAPNYQCNSYSLNTYNCGSQGCCAQTGSIQWSNAPNPCSNTIDPNFNFQTNIPPGHVITSGNIDGLNWEFRFGGMVISECPNCKIQPMCAFVITNTCNVITQNNTDDGSYTFPITCKLGVDYSQATILETNINTANQGSEHCSFAFKWKRTTNENSFWASASTTQCGSSGCGQLDGFCRNSFQTFPMYPLMCTNSP from the coding sequence AGCTGATTTTGTAATGGGTATAGTTCCGTTTTCTTCACTTGGGCTTTCTGAAGAAGTTGCTAAAGATGGAAAAGGAAATTTTTATGGTTATGCCGTTACAAATCACAAAACTAAAAGGGGTGGTTGTTCAAGCTTTGCAAGCTCTGATGGCTCTGCACAATACGCACCAACTAAGTTTGGAGTATTAACAAACTATGATATTAATAAATCCTTTCTAGAAAATTTATCTTTATACGCTGACTCAAATGAAAATGCTGAATTTTATGTAATTTATTATGGGCAAGATGCTGTTGGAAGCTGGTCAAAAAATGGCGTTAGAAATATACCTAATAAAGCAAGTATTAGTAAAAATGATTCAATATCATCAAAAAGTGTATCTGGCTTTATAGGATATGATGCGGCCAGTGAAGTGAATGCTGATTTTGGTAAGCAAGAACAATTTGATAATTTTATTTTGGCCCCCTCACAATCACTAAATACTCCGCAAGAAAGCCTTGATAAATATAATATTCAAAGAAGTTCATCTTTTGATGATATTGTAGTTTATGGAAAAAGTAATTACATTACCAACAAAATCTGTGTTGGTTGCAGGGCTTGTGATGCCACTTATGCAAATATTTTTGTTCAAGTAGATAGCTTTAATAGTTGCAATCAAATTGCTGATTTATGCAAATGTACCAATGCTTCCCAGTGTGATGGAACACTTGGAGAATGCTGTAATTCTCAAATAGGCCAATGTGGCAAACAATTTTGCGCAGCTAATTGCTCAAATAATAGCGAATGTCCAGTTGGGGAATGTTGTCAAATAACTAATGGAAATGGCACTTGTTCGGCTTTATTCTGTGCTGATAACCCTAGATGTGTTGATAAGCAAGATTGTGGAAATAGTGAATGTTGCAGCTTAGAAAAGCAGGAATGTAGCCTTGCATTTTGTGCAGATTTCCCAAATTGCTGTGAAGCTGATTCTTGTTGTGATGCAAGATGCACAAATCACGATGCAAAAATTTGTGATTGCAATAAAGATTCTTGCTCATCAAAAGATTGTCCCAATTACGATTTATGTACTTGTGAACCCGATAATCCAAAATGTAAAACATGCAATGATAACTCAGAGTGTCAAAATAATGAAATTTGTATAGATAGTAAATGTGTAAATAATCCAGATTTCTGCTCAAGCAATTCTGATTGTGAAAATGGCAAATGTTGCTTTGGTAATATTTGTTCTAAGTGCATCGCAGATGAAAATTCATCATCGAGCAGTGGAAGCTCATCTTCATCTAGCGGCGCTGAAAATGAAGGATCCACTTCAAGTAGTAATGGAGGGGATGCTTCTTCATCAAGTTCATCTTCATCATCTAGTGGCGGTGAACCAGCTTGTTGCTCTACCAATAGCTGTTGTGATAATAATTGTTTTCAATATGATTTATGTTTATGTAGTCCAAATACATCTTCTTGTAATGATGTTAATTGCAATGTTGATGCTGATTGTGGAAATGGAAAATGTTGCATAAATAAACAATGTGTAAATTGCGGTAATGAAACAGATCAGCCATGCGAGAAACCATCAGATTGTGATTCGAGTAGAACATGTTGCAATGGAATGTGCGTTAATTCTAGTGCGTTAGTTGGAGGAAATTGTGCTGATGCACCTTGTGATCCTATATCAAACCCATGTGCATTAGGATTTGTGTGTTGTAGTGGAATTTGTGAAGAAGCTAGAATAAATATATTTGGAAAAGTAGATGGGATTGCTGGAACAATTGCAAAAGGTGGCGGAAACATAATTATAAGAGGTTTATCTGAACAGCCCAACTCATCTTCTAGTGGCTCAGGAGAAGGCGATAGCTCCGGTCAATTAGGAAATAGCGGGCAAGGTGGAGGCAGTAGTGGTTTATCTACAATAAGCATATCACTTAACCCTCAAGACCTTTGTAACACCTGTCAGAGTTCATTAGATTGTAATGGCGGCAATTGTTGTAACGGCATTTGTAGTCAAGCAGCTTGTAATTCTTTCTGCTCTAATAATTTAGATTGCGAAGATCCTGCAACACCATTTTGTTGCGGAAATTATTGCCAAGCAGCACCCTGCTCATGCACGAATAACTCACAATGCCCATCAGGGACTCCGAATTGTTGCAACGGAACTTGTCAAGTTGCCCCTTGCTCTTGCACGAATAATTCACAATGCCCTTCTGGAATGAGTTGCTGTAATGGAGCATGCCAAGTTGGTTCTTGCTCATGCACGAACAACTCACAATGTTCTGCAAGTAAGCCTTATTGTTGCAATGGAACTTGCCAATCTCAGAATTGTTGCACGAATAATTCACAATGTCCTAATGGTCAATGTTGCAATGTAAATAATGGCCAATGTTCCGCCTCTAACTGCGTTCCAAGCTGTTGCTCAACAGATTCTTGCTGTAGCCAAAACTGCCCAGCCTATGATGAATTTCAATGTGCCTGCCAGCAAGATCAGTGCATTAGTAGTTTTTGCCCTCAATATAATTTCTGTTTATGTAACCCTGGCTCATGCAATGGATCTTCTTCAAGCGGGTCTTCTTCAAGTTCTTCTAGCGGAGGAAATGGCTGTGATGCTCCAAATTATCAATGTAATAGTTATTCATTAAATACATACAATTGTGGCTCTCAAGGTTGCTGTGCTCAAACTGGCTCTATACAATGGTCTAACGCCCCAAACCCTTGCTCAAATACAATTGATCCAAATTTTAATTTCCAAACCAATATTCCGCCTGGACATGTTATTACATCGGGCAATATTGATGGATTAAATTGGGAATTTAGATTTGGTGGAATGGTGATAAGCGAGTGCCCAAATTGTAAGATCCAACCTATGTGTGCCTTTGTAATTACAAATACTTGTAATGTAATTACACAAAATAATACTGATGATGGAAGTTACACATTTCCAATAACATGTAAGCTTGGCGTTGATTATTCTCAGGCTACTATACTTGAAACTAATATAAACACTGCCAATCAAGGAAGCGAACATTGTTCATTTGCATTCAAATGGAAAAGAACCACAAACGAAAATTCATTTTGGGCAAGTGCCTCAACTACACAATGTGGCTCATCAGGATGCGGGCAGTTAGATGGCTTCTGCAGAAATAGTTTCCAAACATTTCCTATGTACCCATTAATGTGTACTAATTCCCCTTGA